In the genome of Pseudomonas sp. P5_109, one region contains:
- a CDS encoding ABC transporter substrate-binding protein, which produces MLTKKLKGLIVASTVAAAALLSTSVVHADDLKSIQDSQEIRIAMSGQYSPFSFANEQNQIVGFDASISEALAERMGVKVKIITTPFDGIIAGLLAKKYDAIIASMTITPERQKAVDFVGPYYHAGRTIVVKEDSSIKSLDDLKDVSVGVTLGDAHDKWARARGNLKVRTYKGLPEMLVDLEAGRIDAIVMDSVPVLVAVKETGQKVRIITPPDSDGALEGMGIALRKNNPELKATMQKALEDMLADGTYEKISMKWIGNDIR; this is translated from the coding sequence ATGCTAACCAAAAAGCTCAAGGGTTTGATTGTCGCTTCTACCGTGGCGGCAGCGGCGCTACTTTCCACCTCGGTTGTTCACGCTGATGATTTGAAGTCGATCCAGGATTCCCAGGAAATCCGCATCGCGATGAGCGGTCAATACTCGCCCTTCAGCTTTGCCAACGAGCAGAACCAGATTGTCGGATTCGATGCTTCCATCAGCGAGGCACTGGCTGAGCGGATGGGGGTAAAAGTGAAGATCATCACCACGCCGTTCGACGGGATCATTGCAGGTCTTCTGGCGAAAAAATATGACGCCATCATCGCTTCCATGACCATTACCCCGGAACGGCAGAAGGCCGTGGATTTCGTCGGGCCCTATTACCATGCCGGCCGCACGATCGTAGTGAAGGAAGATTCTTCGATCAAAAGCCTCGATGATCTCAAGGATGTGTCTGTCGGCGTGACCCTCGGCGACGCCCACGATAAATGGGCGAGGGCCCGCGGCAACCTGAAGGTCAGAACGTACAAGGGGCTTCCGGAAATGCTGGTCGACCTGGAGGCTGGGCGTATCGACGCGATTGTGATGGACAGTGTTCCGGTGCTGGTCGCCGTCAAGGAAACCGGGCAGAAGGTTCGCATCATTACGCCACCGGACAGCGACGGTGCTCTTGAGGGAATGGGCATTGCCCTGCGCAAGAACAACCCTGAACTCAAGGCGACGATGCAGAAGGCACTTGAAGACATGCTCGCCGATGGCACCTACGAAAAGATCTCGATGAAGTGGATTGGCAACGATATCCGCTAA
- a CDS encoding amino acid ABC transporter permease yields MDLTLIQRTFPFFLEAAWITVQISVLALLLGFLVAIVLVAGRLSTVLAFRCLARLYISVFRGTPCLVQLFIIYFGGPQIGLELEPFAAGVIGLGLNIAAYMAESIRGAIINIDPGQEEAARSIGFGRGQTLLFITLPQAAKLMIRPLGVNAVALIKGSALVSTISVVELSYTAQRFISSTYKPFEIFMVSALLYIVMVYSVRFIVDYLDNRFAAR; encoded by the coding sequence ATGGATCTGACTCTCATACAACGCACATTCCCGTTTTTCCTGGAGGCGGCCTGGATTACGGTGCAGATCTCTGTACTTGCTCTTCTGCTTGGTTTTCTGGTCGCAATCGTGCTCGTGGCTGGCCGGTTGTCCACTGTTCTCGCCTTTCGATGCCTTGCCAGACTCTACATCAGCGTTTTTCGCGGCACTCCCTGCCTGGTTCAGCTGTTCATCATTTACTTTGGCGGGCCGCAGATCGGACTTGAGCTGGAGCCGTTTGCGGCAGGCGTCATCGGCCTGGGCCTGAATATCGCCGCCTACATGGCCGAGTCCATTCGGGGCGCTATCATCAACATTGACCCTGGCCAGGAAGAAGCGGCACGTTCAATTGGTTTCGGGCGGGGTCAAACCTTATTGTTCATCACGCTGCCACAAGCTGCAAAACTGATGATAAGACCGCTGGGAGTGAACGCTGTCGCTCTTATCAAAGGTTCTGCATTGGTGTCGACGATCTCTGTGGTTGAACTTTCATATACAGCGCAACGCTTTATCAGTTCAACGTACAAGCCTTTTGAGATTTTCATGGTGTCTGCATTGCTTTACATCGTGATGGTCTACTCGGTCAGATTTATTGTCGACTATCTCGATAATCGCTTCGCGGCAAGGTGA
- a CDS encoding amino acid ABC transporter permease, with amino-acid sequence MQSLDLSIVTPYSELLATGLWWTVVMFVSSSLLSLMAGIAFALIVLYAPKVLALPVRFMTWLLMGTPLLLQLYVIYYGLVQVGIDIPALVAGIIGLSLHFAVYNADVIRAGVVSVDPGQIEGARSIGLSRGQTQRYIIVPQALRRTIAPLGNNLIVLLKDTSLVSIIGIAELVYSAQLAVSETYSPFEFYLTVAVIYYAANLVLEGGLHLLENKVEMSR; translated from the coding sequence ATGCAAAGCCTGGATCTTAGTATAGTTACACCTTATTCCGAGCTGCTTGCGACCGGTCTTTGGTGGACGGTCGTGATGTTTGTAAGTTCCAGCCTGTTGAGTTTGATGGCCGGGATAGCCTTTGCACTCATTGTTCTTTATGCGCCCAAGGTGTTGGCGCTGCCCGTGCGTTTCATGACCTGGTTGCTGATGGGCACGCCACTGCTTCTGCAGTTGTACGTGATTTATTATGGTCTTGTGCAAGTAGGCATCGATATTCCCGCGCTGGTGGCTGGCATCATTGGTCTTAGTTTGCACTTTGCCGTCTACAACGCCGACGTCATTCGTGCCGGCGTGGTGTCGGTAGACCCGGGGCAGATCGAAGGTGCGCGCTCCATTGGCCTCAGCCGTGGACAGACCCAGCGTTACATCATCGTGCCGCAGGCGCTGCGCAGGACTATTGCGCCACTGGGAAACAACCTGATTGTCCTGTTGAAGGACACCTCCCTGGTTTCCATCATCGGTATTGCCGAGTTGGTGTACAGCGCGCAACTTGCCGTGAGCGAAACCTATAGTCCGTTCGAGTTTTATCTGACTGTTGCGGTTATTTACTATGCAGCCAATCTTGTTCTGGAAGGCGGCCTGCATCTTCTCGAAAACAAGGTAGAGATGTCACGATGA
- a CDS encoding amino acid ABC transporter ATP-binding protein, whose protein sequence is MISKQFMVEVKGARKAYGALEVLKGIDLSISRGQIIAIIGPSGSGKSTLLRSINHLEVLDDGEIWLEGEQVNRPLKGRAFEQHINAVRQQMGMVFQHFNLFPHLTVYENIALGPVKLKGLGKKASRELAMEYLSKVGLASKFDEYPSRLSGGQKQRVAIARALAMQPKVMLFDEATSALDPELVEEVNLVMKQLAAEHMTMLIVTHEMRFAGEVADRIVFMDGGVVVEEGAPEDILQNPVHERTRSFLKKHLHDR, encoded by the coding sequence ATGATCAGCAAGCAATTCATGGTTGAAGTGAAGGGCGCTCGCAAGGCTTACGGAGCACTTGAAGTACTCAAGGGCATCGATCTTTCCATCTCTCGCGGACAAATCATCGCCATCATCGGCCCGAGCGGTTCTGGTAAGAGCACGCTCCTGCGCTCGATCAATCACCTGGAAGTGCTCGACGACGGCGAGATCTGGCTGGAGGGCGAGCAAGTCAACCGGCCATTGAAAGGTCGTGCGTTCGAACAGCACATCAATGCCGTGCGGCAGCAGATGGGCATGGTATTCCAGCACTTCAACCTGTTTCCGCACCTGACCGTGTATGAAAACATTGCCCTTGGCCCGGTAAAGCTCAAGGGGCTCGGCAAAAAAGCGTCTCGTGAATTGGCAATGGAATACTTGTCAAAAGTTGGCCTGGCCAGCAAGTTCGACGAATATCCTTCTCGCCTGTCGGGCGGGCAGAAACAGCGGGTGGCCATAGCCAGGGCCCTGGCGATGCAGCCGAAAGTCATGCTGTTCGACGAGGCGACATCGGCACTGGACCCGGAGCTCGTCGAAGAGGTCAACCTGGTCATGAAGCAACTCGCTGCGGAGCATATGACGATGTTGATCGTCACTCATGAAATGCGTTTTGCCGGCGAAGTGGCAGACCGGATTGTCTTCATGGACGGCGGGGTGGTGGTCGAGGAGGGTGCACCCGAAGACATCCTGCAAAACCCTGTCCACGAACGAACCCGGTCGTTCTTGAAGAAGCATCTGCACGATAGATAA
- the alr gene encoding alanine racemase, protein MPFTRTVLALSLGLFFLQSQAQAAPPLSLTNGNSELTAQISNAWIEINKTALEHNIRALQAELAGKSKLCAVLKADAYGHGIGLVMPSVIALGVPCVAVASNEEARVVRESGFKGQLIRVRTASLGELENALQYNIEELVGNLDFARQAADLAHKHGRKLQVHIGLNSSGMSRNGVEMATEQGKKDAVAITKVPNLEVVAIMTHFAVEDKDDVRKGLATFNEQAAWLMDVAQLDRKKITLHAANSFATLEVPESRLDMVRTGGALFGDTVISRTEYRRVMQFKSHVASVNNYPAGNTVGYDRTFTLTRDSKLANITVGYSDGYRRVFTNKGVVLINGHRVPVVGKVSMNTVMVDVSDAPDVKAGDEVVLFGKQGANEVSQAEVEEINGALLADLYTVWGSANPKILVEK, encoded by the coding sequence ATGCCCTTTACTCGTACTGTTCTAGCGTTGTCCCTCGGCCTGTTTTTTTTGCAGAGCCAGGCTCAGGCGGCGCCGCCGCTGTCGCTTACTAATGGCAACTCCGAGCTGACTGCGCAAATCAGTAATGCCTGGATTGAAATCAACAAGACCGCGTTAGAGCACAATATCCGAGCCCTGCAAGCGGAGCTCGCCGGCAAGTCGAAACTCTGTGCGGTACTAAAAGCCGACGCTTATGGTCATGGTATCGGGTTGGTGATGCCTTCGGTGATCGCGCTCGGTGTACCGTGTGTGGCGGTCGCCAGTAACGAAGAGGCGCGAGTGGTTCGCGAAAGCGGCTTTAAAGGTCAGTTAATCCGTGTTCGCACCGCTTCCTTGGGGGAGCTGGAAAATGCTCTGCAGTACAACATCGAGGAACTGGTTGGCAACCTCGATTTCGCCCGCCAGGCGGCCGATCTTGCACATAAACACGGTCGCAAACTGCAAGTGCACATCGGCCTCAACTCAAGCGGCATGAGCCGTAACGGCGTGGAAATGGCCACCGAACAGGGCAAGAAAGACGCCGTGGCAATCACAAAGGTACCGAATCTGGAAGTGGTCGCAATCATGACCCACTTCGCGGTGGAGGATAAGGACGACGTACGCAAGGGCCTGGCAACCTTCAATGAACAAGCGGCTTGGCTGATGGACGTGGCCCAGCTCGATCGCAAGAAAATCACCCTGCACGCGGCCAACTCCTTCGCCACCCTGGAAGTACCCGAATCGCGCCTGGACATGGTGCGCACGGGCGGCGCGTTGTTTGGCGATACCGTCATTTCGCGCACTGAATATCGGCGCGTGATGCAATTCAAGTCGCATGTGGCCTCGGTCAATAACTATCCCGCTGGAAACACAGTGGGTTACGACCGCACCTTCACCCTGACACGTGATTCGAAACTCGCCAACATCACGGTCGGTTACTCCGATGGGTATCGCCGCGTGTTCACCAATAAAGGCGTGGTATTGATCAATGGACATCGCGTGCCGGTGGTGGGCAAGGTTTCGATGAACACCGTGATGGTCGATGTCTCGGATGCACCCGACGTCAAGGCAGGTGATGAAGTAGTGCTGTTCGGCAAGCAAGGCGCAAACGAAGTCAGCCAGGCTGAAGTCGAAGAGATCAACGGTGCGCTTCTGGCCGACCTCTACACCGTCTGGGGCAGTGCCAACCCGAAAATACTGGTCGAGAAGTAA